From the genome of Labrus bergylta chromosome 4, fLabBer1.1, whole genome shotgun sequence, one region includes:
- the LOC109985026 gene encoding macrophage mannose receptor 1-like: MPAALRLIRGMLTQRITLAAFVLFITTAQCTTTNDASFSLTNRANGVCLLKRSSRCLEVRWTTGDRLFSISNKKCIGAQGKSVGSEVNLYDCDDKSVLQKWECKNQTQLALKGTDFYIAANTDESIGLTKSPGPNSHFTITGTSSSACTRTYREFYTIEGNGFGKICMFPFQYKDRWFGDCTTYDSSTKRAWCAVGTRYENDQWGYCPTSNTDHWTRNLITGAYYQLNTQSVLTRSQAETSCKQQGAALLSVVDPNEQAFIAALLASGKHKLWIGLVLNPEHGWQWSDAKPFRYLRWSAGHPLPNPGHNCAFLDSAGQHTWQSSSCVKKLGYICYKDGTSPSPPQIEQGFCPSPWIPYNGHCFQLIRQAQTWSGAQKGCRKEGGDLVSIYHVEDQSFVISQLGYASIDELWIGLNDVRTEGLFDWSDHSAVTFTSWEFGKPAASTDADDCVLIRGENGNWADRWCDETHGFICMKQSETERPAEEVELDRGCKAGWKRHGSYCYFVGTETMTFDEAKEDCKSKDSYLADVSNGVDNAFLVSLVGLRSEKHFWLGLSNQKNIDEFVWTNNVLVSYTHWNTDMPGYQQGCVAMTTGTLAGLWDLLPCANREKHICKHLAEGAVLTSAPPTQSPPKCEEGWVRVGTRSVCSKFFTGPRSDEKTWYEARDYCRAIGGDLLSIHSESELRVGGHGKAWIGLHIPDSGSGFTWSDGTALNFQHWQEGEPNNHNNDESCAEFRIYHWDEPGSWNDANCESYNDWMCQIRAGLTPKPPPNNTVVDFTTSHDGWLGWRGNQYFINRNQMSMEDAQHYCQQRHGDLVSITSKEENTFIWKQISRSYGHFYIGLTVELDGSYWFMDGSPVGIQKWDENQPNANSYDQNCVAMTYYMGFWQTCNCGQEYSFICKRGNSAPANTTAIPTPAPKGGCPMKWTKFDSKCYSMSNRKTTWEEARGQCIIMGGSLVSVPTRREQAFLITRVAELASGDVWIGLNSLNQDGYFWTDGKKRKYTNWGYSKHTRRQGTFYQRWNEEQCVVMSGNPSLGIGKWYIKSCNDTNGFMCHRSLDPNIHPLPVPAIPTTYLSLGNDSIKVVTKNLTWEDAKKHCEGDKANLASLRRDWTQAYVELQSMNLKTPLWIGLNKEQTGGYFKYIDGWHLNFASWAEGEPRTGLPCVYVDVDGQWKTALCNQTMNSVCMQSIDVPPTQSTIFPGVCPEDTTVEYQQTASWLPFKGHCYLFMTEEIEWADAASSCVRHGGILASIEDPEEQQFIKSNVEIFQDSVSAFWVGLFKTHKGKWLWLDKTVMDYTNWGPDEPENDYGEIGASDGAWRTGRRWHDRGYICETPKVTPQDPGSKAEPIEGQDPRSRVHTSLIVVLIITITSTLMAFAFFLYKKAPRALPTFDNPLYFGSERSQPDVVDTNKLIENAEVENPEPIIAL; the protein is encoded by the exons ATGCCTGCTGCTCTAAGACTTATCAGAGGAATGCTGACCCAAAGGATAACTCTAGCAGCCTTTGTGCTCTTCATCACAACAGCTCAGTGCACAACAACAAATG ATGCTTCATTCTCTCTCACTAACAGAGCTAATGGCGTTTGTTTGCTGAAAAGATCGAGTCGCTGCTTGGAGGTGCGCTGGACGACGGGCGATCGGCTTTTTTCTATCTCAAACAAAAAGTGCATCGGAGCGCAGGGCAAAAGTGTGGGGAGTGAAGTAAATCTCTACGACTGTGACGACAAGAGTGTCCTCCAAAAGTGGGAATGCAAGAACCAAACACAGCTTGCCCTCAAAGGCACAGATTTTTACATTGCTGCCAATACAGATGAATCCATTGGTCTCACCAAATCTCCGGGGCCGAACAGTCACTTCACTATCACAGGGACGTCCAGCAGTGCTTGCACAAGAACATACAGAG AATTCTACACCATTGAGGGGAATGGGTTCGGTAAGATCTGCATGTTTCCCTTCCAGTACAAAGACCGCTGGTTTGGAGACTGTACTACTTACGACTCCTCAACTAAGCGTGCTTGGTGTGCAGTTGGAACAAGATATGAAAACGATCAGTGGGGATACTGTCCGACTTCAA ACACAGACCATTGGACCAGAAACCTGATAACAGGAGCGTATTATCAGCTCAACACACAGTCAGTCCTGACCAGGTCGCAGGCTGAAACCAGCTGCAAACAGCAGGGGGCGGCCCTGCTCAGTGTGGTGGATCCCAATGAGCAGGCTTTCATCGCAG CACTATTGGCATCTGGGAAACACAAACTTTGGATTGGACTGGTCCTGAACCCAGAGCATGGCTGGCAGTGGTCTGATGCCAAGCCCTTCCGTTATCTGAGATGGAGTGCAG gaCATCCTCTCCCTAATCCAGGGCACAACTGTGCGTTTCTTGACTCTGCTGGGCAGCACACTTGGCAAAGTTCATCTTGTGTCAAAAAACTAGGGTACATCTGCTACAAAGATGGGACATCACCAAGTCCTCCACaaa TTGAGCAAGGATTCTGTCCAAGCCCTTGGATTCCCTACAATGGCCACTGCTTCCAACTTATACGTCAAGCTCAAACGTGGTCTGGCGCTCAAAAAGGGTGTCGCAAAGAAGGAGGAGACCTAGTTAGCATCTACCATGTGGAGGACCAAAGCTTTGTCATCTCACAACTTGGATACG CATCAATCGATGAGCTTTGGATTGGACTGAATGACGTGAGGACAGAGGGGCTGTTTGACTGGAGTGACCACTCTGCTGTTACCTTCACCAGCTGGGAGTTTGGGAAACCTGCTGCCTCCACTGATGCAGATGACTGTGTCCTTATCAGAGGAGAG AATGGAAACTGGGCAGATCGTTGGTGTGATGAGACACATGGCTTTATTTGTATGAAGCAAAGTGAAACCGAGCGCCCCGCAGAGGAAGTAGAGCTGGACAGAGGCTGCAAAGCT GGTTGGAAAAGACATGGCTCCTACTGCTACTTTGTAGGAACAGAGACGATGACCTTCGATGAAGCAAAGGAGGACTGCAAAAGCAAAGACTCCTACTTAGCTGATGTTTCAAATGG GGTGGATAATGCATTCCTTGTCAGCCTGGTGGGGCTGAGATCGGAAAAACACTTCTGGCTGGGGCTCTCAAACCAGAAGAACATTGATGAGTTTGTGTGGACCAACAATGTCCTGGTCAGTTATACTCACTGGAACACTGACATGCCAG GCTACCAACAGGGCTGCGTAGCAATGACAACTGGGACTTTGGCTGGCCTCTGGGATCTGCTGCCCTGCGCCAACAGGGAGAAACACATCTGCAAACACCTGGCAGAGGGAGCAGTTTTAACCTCTGCACCACCAACTCAATCTCCTCCCAAGTGTGAAGAGGGCTGGGTTCGAGTTGGAACAAGAAGTGTCTGTTCTAAG TTTTTTACAGGGCCTCGTTCAGATGAGAAGACCTGGTATGAAGCCAGGGATTACTGCAGGGCCATCGGAGGTGACCTGCTCAGCATCCACAGTGAATCAGAGCTACGAGTGGGAGG TCATGGAAAAGCCTGGATTGGACTCCATATTCCCGACTCAGGCTCCGGCTTTACATGGAGTGATGGAACTGCG TTAAATTTCCAGCACTGGCAGGAAGGAGAGCCAAACAATCATAACAATGATGAATCATGTGCTGAATTCAGAATCTATCACTGGGATGAGCCTGGATCTTGGAACGACGCGAACTGTGAGAGTTACAATGACTGGATGTGTCAGATCCGAGCAG GATTGACTCCAAAACCACCTCCAAATAACACCGTAGTGG acttcacTACCTCTCACGATGGTTGGCTTGGTTGGAGAGGAAACCAgtattttattaacagaaaTCAAATGTCCATGGAGGATGCTCAACACTACTGTCAGCAGAGGCATGGTGACCTCGTATCCATCACCAGCAAAGAGGAAAATACCTTTATTTGGAAACAG ATTTCCAGAAGCTATGGTCACTTTTATATAGGTTTGACAGTGGAGCTTGATGGATCTTACTG GTTTATGGATGGGTCTCCAGTGGGGATACAAAAGTGGGATGAAAATCAACCTAATGCCAATAGCTACGATCAGAACTGTGTGGCAATGACCTATTACATGG GCTTCTGGCAAACTTGTAATTGTGGGCAGGAGTACTCCTTCATTTGTAAACGAGGAAACTCAGCACCTGCCAACACTACTGCTATCCCCACACCTGCTCCTAAAGGTGGCTGCCCGATGAAGTGGACCAAATTTGACTCAAAG TGTTACAGTATGAGTAATCGGAAAACCACCTGGGAAGAAGCAAGAGGGCAATGCATCATCATGGGAGGCAGTTTAGTCTCAGTTCCTACAAGGCGTGAACAAG CGTTTTTAATCACCAGAGTGGCTGAACTAGCCTCTGGAGACGTCTGGATTggtttaaatagtttaaatcAGGATGGATATTTTTGGACTGATGGGAAGAAAAGGAAATACACAAACTGGGGCTATTCT AAACATACCCGTCGTCAAGGGACCTTTTATCAAAGATGGAATGAG GAACAGTGTGTTGTGATGTCAGGGAATCCTTCTCTTGGCATTGGTAAATGGTATATCAAGTCCTGCAATGACACCAATGGATTTATGTGTCATCGCAGTCTTG ATCCAAATATCCATCCCCTACCAGTACCAGCCATTCCAACCACTTACCTATCACTGGGAAATGACAGCATTAAGGTTGTGACTAAAAATCTAACCTGGGAAGATGCTAAGAAACATTGTGAAGGAGACAAGGCCAACCTGGCTAGTCTGCGGAGAGATTGGACACAGGCCTATGTCGAGCTGCAATCGATGAATCTTAAAACTCCTCTTTGGATTGGACtgaacaaagagcag ACCGGTGGTTACTTTAAATACATTGATGGCTGGCACCTCAACTTTGCCAGCTGGGCTGAAGGTGAACCAAGGACAGGTCTcccttgtgtgtatgtggatgTGGATGGACAATGGAAAACGGCTCTTTGCAATCAGACCATGAACAGTGTTTGCATGCAGTCTATAG ATGTTCCACCAACACAGTCAACCATATTCCCGGGAGTTTGCCCAGAAGACACGACAGTGGAATACCAGCAGACTGCTTCCTGGCTGCCGTTTAAGGGTCATTGTTATTTGTTCATGACAGAAGAAATTGAATGGGCAGATGCAGCGAGTAGCTGTGTACGGCACG GTGGAATCCTGGCTAGTATCGAAGACCCTGAAGAGCAACAGTTCATTAAAAGCaatgttgaaatatttcaagACAGCGTCAGTGCTTTCTGGGTTGGCCTGTTTAAGACTCATAAag GGAAATGGTTGTGGTTGGATAAAACAGTCATGGACTACACAAACTGGGGCCCTGATGAGCCTGAAAATGACTATGGAG